The stretch of DNA NNNNNNNNNNNNNNNNNNNNNNNNNNNNNNNNNNNNNNNNNNNNNNNNNNNNNNNNNNNNNNNNNNNNNNNNNNNNNNNNNNNNNNNNNNNNNNNNNNNNNNNNNNNNNNNNNNNNNNNNNNNNNNNNNNNNNNNNNNNNNNNNNNNNNNNNNNNNNNNNNNNNNNNNNNNNNNNNNNNNNNNNNNNNNNNNNNNNNNNNNNNNNNNNNNNNNNNNNNNNNNNNNNNNNNNNNNNNNNNNNNNNNNNNNNNNNNNNNNNNNNNNNNNNNNNNNNNNNNNNNNNNNNNNNNNNNNNNNNNNNNNNNNNNNNNNNNNNNNNNNNNNNNNNNNNNNNNNNNNNNNNNNNNNNNNNNNNNNNNNNNNNNNNNNNNNNNNNNNNNNNNNNNNNNNNNNNNNNNNNNNNNNNNNNNNNNNNNNNNNNNNNNNNNNNNNNNNNNNNNNNNNNNNNNNNNNNNNNNNNNNNNNNNNNNNNNNNNNNNNNNNNNNNNNNNNNNNNNNNNNNNNNNNNNNNNNNNNNNNNNNNNNNNNNNNNNNNNNNNNNNNNNNNNNNNNNNNNNNNNNNNNNNNNNNNNNNNNNNNNNNNNNNNNNNNNNNNNNNNNNNNNNNNNNNNNNNNNNNNNNNNNNNNNNNNNNNNNNNNNNNNNNNNNNNNNNNNNNNNNNNNNNNNNNNNNNNNNNNNNNNNNNNNNNNNNNNNNNNNNNNNNNNNNNNNNNNNNNNNNNNNNNNNNNNNNNNNNNNNNNNNNNNNNNNNNNNNNNNNNNNNNNNNNNNNNNNNNNNNNNNNNNNNNNNNNNNNNNNNNNNNNNNNNNNNNNNNNNNNNNNNNNNNNNNNNNNNNNNNNNNNNNNNNNNNNNNNNNNNNNNNNNNNNNNNNNNNNNNNNNNNNNNNNNNNNNNNNNNNNNNNNNNNNNNNNNNNNNNNNNNNNNNNNNNNNNNNNNNNNNNNNNNNNNNNNNNNNNNNNNNNNNNNNNNNNNNNNNNNNNNNNNNNNNNNNNNNNNNNNNNNNNNNNNNNNNNNNNNNNNNNNNNNNNNNNNNNNNNNNNNNNNNNNNNNNNNNNNNNNNNNNNNNNNNNNNNNNNNNNNNNNNNNNNNNNNNNNNNNNNNNNNNNNNNNNNNNNNNNNNNNNNNNNNNNNNNNNNNNNNNNNNNNNNNNNNNNNNNNNNNNNNNNNNNNNNNNNNNNNNNNNNNNNNNNNNNNNNNNNNNNNNNNNNNNNNNNNNNNNNNNNNNNNNNNNNNNNNNNNNNNNNNNNNNNNNNNNNNNNNNNNNNNNNNNNNNNNNNNNNNNNNNNNNNNNNNNNNNNNNNNNNNNNNNNNNNNNNNNNNNNNNNNNNNNNNNNNNNNNNNNNNNNNNNNNNNNNNNNNNNNNNNNNNNNNNNNNNNNNNNNNNNNNNNNNNNNNNNNNNNNNNNNNNNNNNNNNNNNNNNNNNNNNNNNNNNNNNNNNNNNNNNNNNNNNNNNNNNNNNNNNNNNNNNNNNNNNNNNNNNNNNNNNNNNNNNNNNNNNNNNNNNNNNNNNNNNNNNNNNNNNNNNNNNNNNNNNNNNNNNNNNNNNNNNNNNNNNNNNNNNNNNNNNNNNNNNNNNNNNNNNNNNNNNNNNNNNNNNNNNNNNNNNNNNNNNNNNNNNNNNNNNNNNNNNNNNNNNNNNNNNNNNNNNNNNNNNNNNNNNNNNNNNNNNNNNNNNNNNNNNNNNNNNNNNNNNNNNNNNNNNNNNNNNNNNNNNNNNNNNNNNNNNNNNNNNNNNNNNNNNNNNNNNNNNNNNNNNNNNNNNNNNNNNNNNNNNNNNNNNNNNNNNNNNNNNNNNNNNNNNNNNNNNNNNNNNNNNNNNNNNNNNNNNNNNNNNNNNNNNNNNNNNNNNNNNNNNNNNNNNNNNNNNNNNNNNNNNNNNNNNNNNNNNNNNNNNNNNNNNNNNNNNNNNNNNNNNNNNNNNNNNNNNNNNNNNNNNNNNNNNNNNNNNNNNNNNNNNNNNNNNNNNNNNNNNNNNNNNNNNNNNNNNNNNNNNNNNNNNNNNNNNNNNNNNNNNNNNNNNNNNNNNNNNNNNNNNNNNNNNNNNNNNNNNNNNNNNNNNNNNNNNNNNNNNNNNNNNNNNNNNNNNNNNNNNNNNNNNNNNNNNNNNNNNNNNNNNNNNNNNNNNNNNNNNNNNNNNNNNNNNNNNNNNNNNNNNNNNNNNNNNNNNNNNNNNNNNNNNNNNNNNNNNNNNNNNNNNNNNNNNNNNNNNNNNNNNNNNNNNNNNNNNNNNNNNNNNNNNNNNNNNNNNNNNNNNNNNNNNNNNNNNNNNNNNNNNNNNNNNNNNNNNNNNNNNNNNNNNNNNNNNNNNNNNNNNNNNNNNNNNNNNNNNNNNNNNNNNNNNNNNNNNNNNNNNNNNNNNNNNNNNNNNNNNNNNNNNNNNNNNNNNNNNNNNNNNNNNNNNNNNNNNNNNNNNNNNNNNNNNNNNNNNNNNNNNNNNNNNNNNNNNNNNNNNNNNNNNNNNNNNNNNNNNNNNNNNNNNNNNNNNNNNNNNNNNNNNNNNNNNNNNNNNNNNNNNNNNNNNNNNNNNNNNNNNNNNNNNNNNNNNNNNNNNNNNNNNNNNNNNNNNNNNNNNNNNNNNNNNNNNNNNNNNNNNNNNNNNNNNNNNNNNNNNNNNNNNNNNNNNNNNNNNNNNNNNNNNNNNNNNNNNNNNNNNNNNNNNNNNNNNNNNNNNNNNNNNNNNNNNNNNNNNNNNNNNNNNNNNNNNNNNNNNNNNNNNNNNNNNNNNNNNNNNNNNNNNNNNNNNNNNNNNNNNNNNNNNNNNTCTAATTGCGACTTCATTGTATGAAACTTTCTTTTAATATGCTTAATAATttggtttttttatatatttattgatattgatttattttccaTTAAGTTAAATCCACCTAAGCACTTAAATCTCTGTCACATGGAACCATCACACTGCCACATGGTCATAAACTTGACGCCGTTATAtacatttaacggaaagggtctaattgaatcaaattgactAAAAtggggacctaattgatcacttctaaaattggaggacccaattgaaacaaaaccCCCAATTTAGGGACCtacgaacctattaaaccttttcatttttatcttttaattactaaaatttaaataatttataaatatttaaaaaattcatacgGAAactaatgacaaaaataaaaataattaaataaataacccAATCAGCTCTCATTTGAGTCTGAACTTCTTATTGGTTCATTCTCAGAGCCACGGATCACAATCACAGCCGTAATTTGTAATAAATCAACGGCTCATATTTAACCTATCAGCGACATAAATTCGAACTTTCCCGCTTCGTTTTCGTGCTTTCCGCAAACCTTATAAATTCTCACCCAAATTCCCCTAAGATTCGCATTCTCTCTATTACATACTTTTCAGAGCGATTCAATTTCTCAGTGAATCAAactctcttcctctctctctctctctgcaaTGGCACGAACCAAACAAACAGCTCGCAAGTCCACCGGAGGCAAGGCTCCGAGGAAGCAATTGGCTACGAAGGCTGCCAGGAAGTCCGCTCCGGCGACCGGTGGCGTGAAGAAGCCTCACCGTTTCCGGCCAGGTACGGTGGCGCTCAGGGAGATCAGAAAGTATCAGAAGAGCACGGAGCTGCTAATCCGAAAACTTCCCTTCCAACGTCTTGTCCGCGAGATCGCACAGGATTTCAAGACCGATCTGCGGTTTCAGAGCAGCGCCGTGTCCGCGTTGCAAGAAGCTGCTGAGGCTTATTTGGTTGGACTCTTCGAAGACACCAATCTCTGTGCCATTCACGCTAAGCGCGTCACCATTATGCCAAAAGATATTCAGCTTGCCCGCAGAATCAGAGGCGAAAGGGCTTGATAGCTACATGAGGTTTTCAAATGTCTTTTGAGATCTGAGAGATTCTGAGGCATTTGTTCAGAGTAGTCATTGTAGTTAGTTTGTTGATTTGTGAATGGGTGAAATAGCTCCTGAATTATAGATTTAGTTTTCTTCCgcttttactttttgtttttaatttacttttaatggaactcaactttttatattattattcttggTTTAATTTTGCATATcgttatataaaattgaaataagaaaagagaCATCAAATATGTATATCttctttacatatttttataaacaaaaatgtatatatCTAGAAAAGATTGATTATTAAATGTCAATAAAAATGAGATGGACATGTTCTACTTCTCACtgaaattaactaaaataatttttattggcATGTTAAATGCTGTCAACTTCTACTTATATTGTTAATTTGACTATgtcaaatatgattttaattttagatgcaaaattgaaatttatcatgatgatatattttagtttcaaattttaaaaataaataaatatatatttgaactaTTTATCCAATTTTAATACGTTCTAACTCAATAAATTAACATGAAATATAGTTTAGTAAACTTacaaaaattaacactattaaattaaaataatgatatttattcaatttcaaaatttaagaaccaaaatatattaaaatttatgataaggataaattttaattttgcatataaattttaataattaaaaacatttaattcaattatattattaaaaattaaaagtgaatgaatgaaaaatttgtatttcaaaatctaaacaAATCTTCAAGTTGACATAAGAAAGATTTGTATTTTTGCTAaagtttaaagaaaatgaagaatctaTTCAAATggatgaaaaattgaaatggtGAGAATTCTAAAGAAAAGGTTGAGTTGAATGGAAGAAACTATAAACACAAGCTATAAAAGGTAGGGGGAAgatagaaataaagaaaaagaacaatgatattttaaccttttttaacaattttttgacaataaaacaCGTGTTGCAATTCTATttgtctgtttaaatttattctaaaaaaatatttgaaacagacccatcacaaactatcacgtatgcgttgtcaaaaaaattatcaaaaaagaattgttaaaagagacttattgtcaaaaaaattatcaaaaaagagttgttaaaagagactttttcaaagaaaaatacaatgaaacaagatttaaatgattttgaagGTTTCATATATCTACCATAGCAAAAACCTCTCATCTTACAAACACACTTGAATGTTCTTGTCATATACACACATATTTACctgtaattaaatattactgCCATTATTTGCCAGCTTAAGATAGGAACCAAATGCAAGAAAAACTTTTATCTTGCAGAAATTCTTCCTTCAAGTTGAAGCATGGTACAACATTAGGTTTTCTAACCACCTCACTTCCCCCAAATAATGATGGTGATTTTCTAACAAACCAAATTACTGCAAATTAAAAGGCAAACAAAACACTGATGAGAATTCTTCTCGCAAGatggagagaaacaaaaaagCAAGTGATCAAATAGAGTCAAATTTTAGTACTATTTCTCTATTGAATCTTCAAAATACActaatgtttatattaaaaacaaattaatatattttaaaaaataaaaatcaaagtcCATCAATTTATTATGAAGGTTCAGCGTAGGAacaataccaaaaactgaagaATCCAAATTTGAGAGAACAATTTATGATGGTTTAAACATGCCTTTATAATGTAGATAGTAGTAGTAGACAActacaatcaataaaaatagtatatagtaataaataaaaccaCAAAAGTAATAATAGCTGGAAAAAGAATATGGATGCAATTTGCAAAATCTTGAAGAATATTGTTGGATATGAATTAAAAGACAAGAAAGGAAAgttatataatgaatttttttatagtttttatatgatgaaatattgaatatgttattttataactatttatgtAAGAAATGAAAACTGGGTATGTGAATGGACCGGCTTGTATCTACATAAACtcgatttataaaataacttgttTATATACCTTGTATTTTAATAAGTCTTGATTTTTATAACTGCAACTGCAAAATTTATACTAAAACATTTCAGATATACTTCTTAAACACTAAAGGCATTTCAAGTATCTCTACATAAATTCtaaaatcaatcaaatttaaataaaaaagtaaattaaaatataaagtatattaaacattaaattacaagatataaaataaaatgaaatagcATCAAATATCTTCactaattatgttttgtttcatccttaatataaacaaaatataaagtacttccaaactaaaataaaatagcatTAAATATCTTCACTAATTatgtttttcatctttaatataaatagtgaGTAGCTTGCAGCAATAATGCAAGCTGAAGTTGGGTATAAAAAACCTggtaaaagttttataaaaacaaaaatgcaagTAAATTCCAGAGGCACTAAGACGCCAATAAACATGAATTTCAGACTCATTTTATGAGCAAAGGAACAATTTGTCTtagattttaacaaaattaatttagatgaaataaaatcatattgaaaaaattagtattaaaaatGTAAGTATGTTGATAGGTTCAGTGGGAAAGTGTATACTAGAAAAAATAGAGGTAGTTATAACCTCGTGTAGCTGTAACAGGTTGTAATAGACTAGTATATATAGTCTGTGTTTAGGTTGTCAATATCAGTTTTTTTGCAGTTTTAGAGGAAAACAGGTTTTGGGGAGAGCTAAGGTAATCTCAAAATACCTTTGTACCTAAGAGGCATTGTTGTAATCCTGTCtcattacaataaaaatatattcagatTGTTATCATTTAAGTTGAATATCCAGAAAAAACAATGAAGAGCTTAGAATTTATAACTTTAATCCAATACTTTCAATAAAAGATGAAAGCAAAAAGCTGGAAATAGAATGCTTACAACTCCTAGAGCTGCTCCCGGATGTAGGCCATAGATCTCAGCATGGAGCCGAGAGTATCTCTAGAAACTTGGAATTTCACCTCAGTTTGCCCAGTAGTTGTCTTCGTATCCTGGAGCTGGATGATTTAGAACTATAAAATTAGACAAAAGATGTTGGACACAACACAATGTTATAGAATACAACGAAACTCTTTTCTTACACTGCATAATGTTGCATACTTAATCATGTCTGTAGAAGAAATATGGAATCTATTGGAGATCTCATATTGACTACATATATGGtcaaattatagtataaatGGGTGCAAATCTCAATGGATTTTGTAAAGTTGATCTTGAAAAGCTTAAACTTCACtatctaaaataatcaaaataacgGGGTCAATATCAagtctaaaataatataaatactgCTGGGCTATCTAAAATCACTAACATGGTGAATTCTATAATCGAAAGTTAGATTTTAGTAGAAGTTGCGCAAAAACAATTGTTCATGCAACTCAAGGGGTGGTAGTTAGGTAAAGTTCTCCCACCAGAAACGATTCCGGGATTCAAACCTGTGACAtggtaaaagaaaacattttatttgcaTTTGAAGATATCATATTCTCCGGAGTTGANTGCTGGATGTTCCCAATTCAGATAAATATccaatagaaaagaaaataaccatGTAGCTATCAGATTGTCTGGATTAATATAGTCTTATAACTCTAGTTACAAATAAACTAGTCATCCAAAAGCTCTCGTCCTACACCCATATCCTTtaagacaaaatgaaaattaataaatttattaattgtcCACCATAGAAGTTATTTGAGCTTCTAATATCAAAATTGGActtattagtatattttataccattataGAACATTAAATATGCTACAGAATCTACTTCAGTTCCATATAATACCGAGACTTCAACATCcagtttgattaaattttaaaaattctctAAAGCATTAAACCCAATGATTTgcaaatacttttatttaggAGCATTCACTTCTAGAGACCACGCAACTGACCTCCTCCTTGTCATATCGACATCAACTTTTCTCTCAATGTGCTTCTAAATATGATAGACACTGTACATANCATGGACCAACTCTCCAAACAGCTTAAGCTAACAAATGGTTTGTGATTAAATTTACATCTAACACATTCCCATAAAAAACCACTGGACTTGTAGCATGTTCTGTTAGGTTTCTTGGAACAAGAAACCCAGAACTCACACCGAAAGACACCTTGCACACACTCTCTGACACAGAAAAGCACTGTATAGTCTGTATTATTATTCTTGGTGACAAAGAACACAGTTCGTAAGCTTCCAAGGGAGCCTTCTCCCACCAAACAGGATGCAATAGTCCTGTCAACTAAGATACAACAAAACATGTCTGTCCCTAGACACTCCCTCTCCCTTATAAAGCTAACCCCTACCAAAAACAGACAACAACCAACCTCCTAACGGCCCCCATAACCCCCTTAACATCtatgtcttatttttttttttattcctttccTCCTTTCATAAACTCTCAAAGTCCTATCATGTTCAATACAAAGACCAGCTCCACCATGTGCAAATATTCAACTTAAGAACGGGAGTGACAAATATTGAACtcttaaattaatcataaaatctCTAATACCACCTGTTGAGGCTTGGGGAACCAAATTGCCAGAAAGACTTGGCCCACCTTTTTCATGTACTTTCCAACTTGTTATACCTATTAACCAAACCAAGCCATGTCTTCCACCATCTCACTGCTCATCAGTGGAATATAACACCTACTCATGCTGTTGTTTCCCCAATATTTGTCCAAGCCAAAACAATGGCTCTTATATGATATAAAGAAACAGCTACTCTAAGGGTTTAAGCTATTAGGTCAAAGTTCGTGATTGGTTTCTTTATCTAGCAATATACATAAGCTAGTTAATTCTTATTACAATGTTTGAGTCCcagattttgtaaaataaaaagctTAACATTGTATATAAGCCATAACACATTTAAACCAAATGATAGCCGGATTCTAATAACGACATTAACCCTAATGAGCAATGTTATGATAAGAACTTGGGTATTACGGGGTGCTTGATTTCCACTTCAAGTAGTATATGATGTTTGGTGGAGTATTGAAGCGTGTGGTTCTTTCTCTTTAATAACTAGCTTTTGAGAGTGGATTCCCCAAGTTCTTGGGTGTTTATCAAGTTGTTGTCTTCCTTCTTCTAATTAAGCTATATTATCAACACTAAGTACATGAGTCTTAAAGTTGCCAATGTTTAAAAGGCTTTTGTACAAGAGCACACGttacagaaataaaaaaattcattggtCTAGATCCTATAAATTCAAGTGTTTATGGTGGTTAGTCTTTTACATAACATCTTTTGACAGTAACACATTCTAAATAGATTACTTATAGATGGTTATACCAAATAGTGGTAAAGAATTTCAGTTGAAGGGTTAAACAGTTCAGTAATAAATACTTCAGCCTACTATTAGTGTGATCACAgtgaaaaagagaggaaaataaAATCATCAGTGGAACTTCTCAAACTTTAAAGATTGTAATCCTCAAATTTGGAGGTTTCATTTATATGAAATGAGAGCATTTGAAGTGGATAAGTACATTGACAAAAAGATTATACTTGATTGTGAAATGCTTAGGATCGAGTCAGAGTATATGATTATGATCTGAGTTTACATACCCTCAGATTGATGACAGCAACTCTATTGACTGGTGCATTTAACTGTTGACTAATGTAAGTCATTGATCTCAACATAGGCTCCAAAGTTACCCTTGTCACCCTGAATTGCACTTCTGTCTCTCCTAAAGGGCTCTTACCATAATCTTGCAGCTACAAGAGGaagggaaaaataaattaacaggGAGGAAAGAATATTTCAGCACGTTGTACCTGTTATCTACACATGGAAAACAATATGATAAGTGAAATAACctagatttttaatattttaaacagaGAGCATGAGTGTTAAATAGACATCTGGAAGCAGCTGATCTCTTACAACTACAGAGAATATTGAAGCCAcattaaattaatcaaagtatGAGACACGAGATATTGAGATATCTGTTTCTCggttaaaaaaagataatgtaAAGAGAACATAGGTTATACATACCTTCATGTTGATGACTGCAATTTTACTAGATTGGCTTGAATTCTTATTTTCGATGATCCAAGTCATAGACTTGAAACACATGAGGACAACCTGCATAGATAAGTAACAGTCAAGTAAAGAAGTAATCAACTTAAGTAGATGAAATGACTAATAAATACAAGGGTGATTCCAATCAATACAGAGTTGTCTCGAGGGCCACCATCCTGGTGAATAGAAACAGGAGCCATAGTAGGATGATTCAGATCAGTAACAGGAAGCCCAAGGCCACTATGATTCAAGTGATTTGACACTGAATCTTGCCAAGGCCACAGTGATGGGATGACATCCGAAATTGATGACGGGCTCTTCTTGCTATTGTCTTCCGGACAGCATCCATTACCCTGAGTTTTTGTAGGTTTGACTTTTGCAATATTTTTCTTCGTAATACCTACCCTTTTAGCACCCTCTCTCAAAGCATTCATTGCTACATTATAAGTCTCAATGGAAATTGCCCCTTCTTGAGCAAGCTTAATGGCTTCTTGACATAAACTATTAAAACGTATAGTGAGATTTTCAATGTTAAGTGGACCTGTTGTTTTTTCATCAGTTCCAAAACCAGATTTTGCATTCCTTGTCCATCGCTTTAAAATGTAGTGTGATGGAAGGGTAAGGACATTTGTTACAGTGAAAACAGTCAATACATGTCGACAAAGAATGCCAGAGTATTCAAACATCTGACAGCTGCAGTTTGCCTTCATTTCAGACATATTTAATGTGACCATGTATGCCTTGTGATCATGTTCATATTTTGCAACCCTGTATTTACTGATAACACCATCATTGTCAACATTACTTGCAGTATATGCAAAAGTTTCCACCAGTTCCTCCTGAAACTTTGCAAAAATCTTGTTAGTGTACATATTTGCTGCCTGTTGTTCCATTGGTGATGGAGTCCTCAGTACAGGCGTGTTACAGATAGTCTCATAATCTGCTTCTACTTCTTTTTCCAATGAATGTTCAAGTGATATTTCATACTGCCTAAAGAATAAAGGTATGGTTGTCTGTTGATTTACATAGCCATCAAAAAAGGAGTTTACCCCGTGGTTTGAAGTAATAGCAGCAAAGAAAGTATCACGAAAGTAAACAGGGGCCCATTGTTTACGAGCATTATATACTGCCTGAAGCCAGTCATTTTTCTGGAGATCATATTTATCCAGAAGAGACTTCCATGTTGATTCAAAATCCTCAATGGTCTCGGAAAAATTGATACAGCCATATAGATCCCCATAGAGTGAAGGATGAGCAAGGTAAATATGAGCTAATCTTTCTTGACCTTCTCTTAAAATGTGCCACTTACAAATACAGTGGCGAGTTTCTGGGAACACATGAGAAACTGCTGCTTGTATGGCCCTATCTTGATCTGTGGTTATGGAAACAGGTGGTCGATCATTCATAGCAGATAGCCACGTCTTGAATAGCCATGTAAAGGAAGACTCCGATTCGTCTAGAAGTAATGAACAACCAAATAAAACCATTTGGCCGTGGTGATTGAATCCTGTAAATGGAGCAAATGGGATTTGGTATTGATTTGGTCTATACATTGTGTCAAAAATTACAGCATCACCAAAGTAATTATAAGCTGTTCTTGACCTTGCATCTGCCCAGAATGCATTGGTCATGCGGTTTTCATCATCTAGTTGTATTGCATAATAAAAGCCAGGGTTTTCACCCTGCATCTTCTTAAAATAATTCAGAAGATTTTGAGCATCTCTTCCAAGGGTCCTCTTTTGAGAAGATCTTGCATAGGTAAGTGACCCGATGCTTCtcattggatgacattgttctGCTAGAAAGGAGTTCCTAACAGAACTAATGGGCTCTGAATGATTTCCATTCAAGGAAGCACAAGATTCATTACGGGCATCAAATGTCGTTATAACATTCCTAGCAGCACCTACAGAATGTCTACTGGGTTGACGGTTCTGCACCTTTCTAGAGGAAGCAAGGGAATGGTTATGGTCCTCAACAAATTTTGTCACTATCCAGTTTGCATCTTTTCTCTCTACCCTAAGCATTGCATTGCAACTTACTATGTTCTTCCTTTTAAATACCTCTCTGGAACAAGAAAAGTCCCAAGTTATAATTGGACCGTCAGGCTTAGCACGGCTGAATTGACCAACATGTGTGCTAAATCCTACATCTCTTGCATATGAATCATAAAATGATTTTGCAAAATCTTCAGATTCAAACAGCATGCCCACAAGTGGTTTCCTATAAGCATCACCATCTTGGTTATTTACTTCTCTTTCAGCCAAGTTTACTTTCATATTTTGTTCCTCATCTTTTTCAGTTTCAACATTTTCAGAAGCAGGTCTATCACTGTTTTCCCCTTCATCTACTGCCTCAACATTCATGATAGCTTTGCAAATGATACAAAGGCTTCATTGGTTTTCCTTGAAAGGACTGGAAAACATGACTTGTGCTAATCCTTTAGAAGCAATGATGGAAATTTCCGGCATTATCTCTACCTACATAATGCATTGCATAAAAACATCAGTCAGCAAGAGTTCATAGACTATATACAATTATGCACTTAGGaagtaattttcaaattatataaccCAGAAGGTTTAAGGAATGtccaaaagtttaaaaagttcATATGAACAATACTGACAACCAATTAGAGATATTACAGATCCTACTGCATAATAATGCTAGTTTATTCTAACCCAGAAAGCAAGGTTTTTGACAGATTGggtgatttaatttaaaaataaaattgtgagtTTCTGTCTAAGAACCGAAACATCCCAATTTTGATTAACTTTGGAGAAAAAATGTGCAAAGTA from Vigna radiata var. radiata cultivar VC1973A unplaced genomic scaffold, Vradiata_ver6 scaffold_209, whole genome shotgun sequence encodes:
- the LOC106754678 gene encoding histone H3.2, which codes for MARTKQTARKSTGGKAPRKQLATKAARKSAPATGGVKKPHRFRPGTVALREIRKYQKSTELLIRKLPFQRLVREIAQDFKTDLRFQSSAVSALQEAAEAYLVGLFEDTNLCAIHAKRVTIMPKDIQLARRIRGERA
- the LOC106754677 gene encoding protein FAR1-RELATED SEQUENCE 3 isoform X1, which encodes MNVEAVDEGENSDRPASENVETEKDEEQNMKVNLAEREVNNQDGDAYRKPLVGMLFESEDFAKSFYDSYARDVGFSTHVGQFSRAKPDGPIITWDFSCSREVFKRKNIVSCNAMLRVERKDANWIVTKFVEDHNHSLASSRKVQNRQPSRHSVGAARNVITTFDARNESCASLNGNHSEPISSVRNSFLAEQCHPMRSIGSLTYARSSQKRTLGRDAQNLLNYFKKMQGENPGFYYAIQLDDENRMTNAFWADARSRTAYNYFGDAVIFDTMYRPNQYQIPFAPFTGFNHHGQMVLFGCSLLLDESESSFTWLFKTWLSAMNDRPPVSITTDQDRAIQAAVSHVFPETRHCICKWHILREGQERLAHIYLAHPSLYGDLYGCINFSETIEDFESTWKSLLDKYDLQKNDWLQAVYNARKQWAPVYFRDTFFAAITSNHGVNSFFDGYVNQQTTIPLFFRQYEISLEHSLEKEVEADYETICNTPVLRTPSPMEQQAANMYTNKIFAKFQEELVETFAYTASNVDNDGVISKYRVAKYEHDHKAYMVTLNMSEMKANCSCQMFEYSGILCRHVLTVFTVTNVLTLPSHYILKRWTRNAKSGFGTDEKTTGPLNIENLTIRFNSLCQEAIKLAQEGAISIETYNVAMNALREGAKRVGITKKNIAKVKPTKTQGNGCCPEDNSKKSPSSISDVIPSLWPWQDSVSNHLNHSGLGLPVTDLNHPTMAPVSIHQDGGPRDNSVVLMCFKSMTWIIENKNSSQSSKIAVINMKLQDYGKSPLGETEVQFRVTRVTLEPMLRSMTYISQQLNAPVNRVAVINLRLQDTKTTTGQTEVKFQVSRDTLGSMLRSMAYIREQL
- the LOC106754677 gene encoding protein FAR1-RELATED SEQUENCE 3 isoform X2 — protein: MNVEAVDEGENSDRPASENVETEKDEEQNMKVNLAEREVNNQDGDAYRKPLVGMLFESEDFAKSFYDSYARDVGFSTHVGQFSRAKPDGPIITWDFSCSREVFKRKNIVSCNAMLRVERKDANWIVTKFVEDHNHSLASSRKVQNRQPSRHSVGAARNVITTFDARNESCASLNGNHSEPISSVRNSFLAEQCHPMRSIGSLTYARSSQKRTLGRDAQNLLNYFKKMQGENPGFYYAIQLDDENRMTNAFWADARSRTAYNYFGDAVIFDTMYRPNQYQIPFAPFTGFNHHGQMVLFGCSLLLDESESSFTWLFKTWLSAMNDRPPVSITTDQDRAIQAAVSHVFPETRHCICKWHILREGQERLAHIYLAHPSLYGDLYGCINFSETIEDFESTWKSLLDKYDLQKNDWLQAVYNARKQWAPVYFRDTFFAAITSNHGVNSFFDGYVNQQTTIPLFFRQYEISLEHSLEKEVEADYETICNTPVLRTPSPMEQQAANMYTNKIFAKFQEELVETFAYTASNVDNDGVISKYRVAKYEHDHKAYMVTLNMSEMKANCSCQMFEYSGILCRHVLTVFTVTNVLTLPSHYILKRWTRNAKSGFGTDEKTTGPLNIENLTIRFNSLCQEAIKLAQEGAISIETYNVAMNALREGAKRVGITKKNIAKVKPTKTQGNGCCPEDNSKKSPSSISDVIPSLWPWQDSVSNHLNHSGLGLPVTDLNHPTMAPVSIHQDGGPRDNSVVLMCFKSMTWIIENKNSSQSSKIAVINMKLQDYGKSPLGETEVQFRVTRVTLEPMLRSMTYISQQLNAPVNRVAVINLRF